From Streptomyces sp. TLI_053, a single genomic window includes:
- a CDS encoding 3'-5' exonuclease, whose amino-acid sequence MDLDLITEAFEARLDAAVYEAAEWSDVLEGLEAADAIVLLTAHRSKGLEYDTVFLLGLDENQWWAYSRDPIESQRAFFVGLSRAAERLIVTTTMPDARTGPIAGLFALLDHAGVPEITRS is encoded by the coding sequence ATGGACCTCGACCTCATCACCGAGGCGTTCGAAGCCCGCCTTGACGCCGCCGTTTACGAAGCAGCCGAATGGAGCGATGTCCTCGAGGGGCTCGAGGCCGCCGACGCGATCGTCCTGCTCACCGCACACCGCAGCAAAGGCCTCGAGTACGACACCGTCTTCCTCCTCGGCCTCGACGAGAACCAGTGGTGGGCCTACAGCCGAGACCCGATCGAAAGCCAGAGGGCCTTCTTCGTCGGTCTCTCCAGGGCCGCGGAGCGTCTGATCGTCACCACCACCATGCCGGACGCCCGCACGGGACCCATTGCCGGCCTCTTTGCGCTCCTCGACCACGCCGGCGTGCCCGAGATCACCCGATCATGA